One segment of Triticum aestivum cultivar Chinese Spring chromosome 2A, IWGSC CS RefSeq v2.1, whole genome shotgun sequence DNA contains the following:
- the LOC123189407 gene encoding short-chain dehydrogenase PC-15, whose translation MAVPGGDGEGRGRPVVLVTGCSEGGIGHAMARAFAAERCAVVATARSRASMRGLEGDPRYLLLELDVRSEESARRAVEDSLRELGRVDVLVNNAGVHLVAPVAEVPMESFHQVFDTNVYGTMRMIQAVIPHMMERKEGTIVNVGSITALAPGPWAGAYSASKAALHALSDTLRVELRNFGINVMIVAPGGTKSNIGSNSADKYDQINDWKYYKKYEKSLRARTDISQGAGCVTAEDLAKRVVKLVLKKNPPAWFAYGQFTAILTILYYAPLWFRDYFYRLVMKM comes from the exons ATGGCGGTTCCCGGAGGGGACGGAGAGGGGCGGGGGCGGCCGGTGGTGCTGGTGACAGGTTGTTCGGAGGGGGGCATCGGGCACGCGATGGCGCGCGCGTTCGCGGCGGAGAGGTGTGCGGTCGTGGCCACGGCGCGGTCGCGCGCGTCCATGCGCGGGCTCGAGGGTGACCCGCGGTACCTGCTTCTGGAGCTCGACGTGCGTTCCGAAGAGAGCGCGCGCCGCGCCGTTGAGGACTCCCTGCGGGAGCTAGGCCGCGTCGACGTGCTCGTCAACAACGCGGGggtccacctcgtcgcgccggtgGCTGAGGTGCCCATGGAGTCGTTCCACCAGGTTTTTGACACCAATGTTTATG GAACAATGAGGATGATTCAAGCAGTTATTCCCCATATGATGGAAAGAAAAGAAGGTACAATTGTGAATGTTGGAAGCATTACAGCCTTGGCTCCAGGACCATGGGCTGGTGCGTATTCGGCATCAAAAGCCGCTCTTCATGCATTGAGCGATACATTAAG GGTGGAACTAAGAAATTTTGGCATAAATGTCATGATAGTTGCCCCAGGAGGTACAAAGTCAAACATAGGAAGCAATTCTGCAGACAAGTATGATCAAATAAACGACTGGAAGTACTACAAAAAATATGAGAAATCACTTCGAGCCAGGACGGATATATCCCAGGGTGCCGGGTGTGTTACAGCAGAAGACCTTGCAAAGAGAGTCGTCAaattggttcttaagaaaaatccTCCTGCTTGGTTCGCCTATGGGCAGTTCACTGCTATTCTGACGATCCTGTATTATGCCCCATTGTGGTTCAGAGATTACTTCTACAGGCTGGTCATGAAAATGTAA